One genomic window of Arachis hypogaea cultivar Tifrunner chromosome 8, arahy.Tifrunner.gnm2.J5K5, whole genome shotgun sequence includes the following:
- the LOC140174656 gene encoding uncharacterized protein, with translation MDYVLLLDRFVGGLHPDLKREVKSHSPNSLLQAVALAKLFDEKFFPASSRSRTPTMPFLTHSQKPPFTSASKAHADTPTPTPRTPSAPPLLPTPPKSNPLRKLSPIEIQFRHDKGLCFTCDEKFSPSHKCSSKHYFIIQSVEELPPDQDLPEEHLSPPVSTPDQDSTTEEPHHLSFNALSGVPSRKSIQFTGSIAGKQLRIIMDGGSSDNFIHPELSTMLALPIFPAPKFAVEVGNDALLHCEGEVCNVPFTIQGHTLSISTFVLSIASKELVLGDSWLETLDTHLVNYKDKFITFLAGDRLVTLQGEKWQGPTQAHFSQFRRLFSVSAIAELYTLQVQSPETPVPSPLDFPSTMPPELASLLTDFTTVFQIPHSLPPLRTHDHSITLFPNSSPVKVRPYQYPHSQKAKIKCIVAELVSEGMVQPSTSPFSSPVLLVKKKDGTWHFCMDYRALNVVTVKDSFPMPAVDGLLDELFGAQFFSKLDLRSGYH, from the coding sequence ATGGATTATGTTCTTCTTCTTGACCGCTTTGTCGGTGGGTTACACCCAGATCTAAAACGCGAAGTCAAATCGCATTCACCGAATTCATTGCTACAGGCGGTCGCCCTGGCCAAGTTATTCGACGAGAAGTTCTTCCCAGCCTCATCCAGATCTCGAACCCCAACCATGCCTTTCCTCACCCACTCCCAGAAACCCCCTTTTACTTCGGCAAGCAAAGCCCACGCGGACACCCCAACCCCAACCCCACGCACGCCTTCAGCACCCCCGCTCCTCCCAACCCCGCCCAAATCAAACCCCCTCCGTAAACTCTCCCCCATTGAGATTCAATTTCGTCATGACAAGGGTTTGTGCTTTACTTGCGACGAAAAATTCTCCCCCTCCCACAAATGCTCTTCCAAACACTACTTCATCATCCAGTCAGTGGAGGAACTCCCACCGGACCAAGACTTGCCAGAGGAGCACCTTAGCCCACCCGTTTCCACCCCTGATCAGGATTCCACCACTGAGGAACCTCACCACTTATCATTTAATGCTCTGTCGGGAGTACCCTCTAGGAAGTCGATTCAGTTCACGGGCTCTATTGCAGGGAAACAACTTCGGATTATCATGGATGGCGGCAGTTCTGACAACTTCATCCACCCTGAACTCTCAACTATGCTTGCTCTCCCCATCTTTCCAGCCCCAAAATTTGCAGTGGAGGTCGGCAACGACGCCTTACTACACTGTGAAGGCGAAGTATGCAATGTTCCATTCACCATCCAGGGTCATACTCTCTCTATTTCAACCTTTGTGCTGTCAATTGCTTCAAAGGAGTTGGTTTTGGGTGACAGTTGGTTGGAGACACTAGATACTCACTTGGTCAACTACAAAGATAAATTCATCACATTCTTGGCTGGGGATCGGTTGGTCACTCTACAAGGCGAGAAGTGGCAAGGTCCAACCCAGGCTCACTTTAGCCAATTTCGGCGTCTCTTCTCGGTGTCTGCTATTGCTGAATTATACACTCTTCAAGTCCAGTCGCCCGAGACTCCTGTTCCTTCCCCATTGGATTTTCCCTCCACCATGCCGCCTGAACTGGCCTCACTTCTAACCGACTTCACTACAGTATTTCAGATCCCGCACAGCCTCCCGCCACTGCGTACCCATGACCATAGTATCACCCTATTTCCCAACTCCTCCCCGGTGAAGGTGCGCCCATACCAGTATCCACATAGCCAAAAAGCCAAAATTAAATGTATTGTGGCTGAGTTAGTGTCAGAAGGCATGGTGCAGCCCAGCACCAGCCCTTTTTCGTCCCCAGTCTTGTTAGTTAAGAAGAAAGACGGGACATGGCATTTTTGTATGGACTATCGGGCTCTCAACGTTGTGACTGTAAAAGACTCTTTTCCCATGCCAGCCGTCGACGGGTTATTAGATGAGCTCTTTGGAGCGCAATTCTTCTCCAAATTGGACCTCCGATCGGGCTATCACTAA